The Clarias gariepinus isolate MV-2021 ecotype Netherlands chromosome 4, CGAR_prim_01v2, whole genome shotgun sequence genome window below encodes:
- the LOC128519942 gene encoding carnitine O-palmitoyltransferase 1, liver isoform has translation MAEAHQAVAFQFTITPEGIDLQLSHEALRQVYLSGLRSWKKRVVRLKNNVITGVYPASPSSWLFVVIAILATMYTRSDPSMGLIAKIQEHLPASGSLSVQCQTVVSAVVFSTLLWLSLIFTMKLCLKQLLSYHRWMFEQHGNISTTTKIWVMLVRIFSGRQPLLYSYQGSLPNLPVPAVKDTVKRYLESVRPLMIDSEFEKMTTLARDFELSLGSRLQWYLKLKSMWASNYVSDWWEEYIYLRGRGPIMVNSNYYGMDFMFVTPTPIQAARAGNTMHALLLYRRKLNKEEIKPSRIPGTFIPLCAAQCERLFNTTRTPGVETDTVVHWNDSEHVAVYHRGRYFRLWLYQAGRMLTPREIEQQIQRILDDKSAAAPGEEKLAALTAGDRIPWAEARKEFFSSGINKRSLDCIEKAAFFVTLEDEEQGMMGDDPAASMDRYAKSLLHGKCYDRWFDKSFTLVMYKNGKNGLNAEHSWADAPIVSHMWEYVLTMDSFQLGYNEEGHCKGDGNQSLPHPQRLAWDIPSKCQERITQSLSVAEALADDVGFHVFAFRDFGKGSIKKVRMSPDAFIQLALQLAYYRDRGMFCLTYEASMTRLFREGRTETVRSCSSESCAFVKAFHNGEPADVCRRLFRTAAEKHQMLYRLAMTGAGIDRHLFCLYVVSKYLGVESPFLKKVLSEPWRLSTSQTPFQQVELFDLVNHPDYITCGGGFGPVADDGYGVSYCIIGEKIIAFHISSKRSCPQTDCHKFGAQIRKAMLDLLQLLMDEKKEAPKSEQNATAKKQM, from the exons ATGGCCGAGGCACATCAGGCAGTAGCGTTCCAGTTCACTATAACTCCTGAGGGGATAGACCTGCAGCTCTCTCACGAGGCTCTGAGACAGGTTTATCTCTCCGGACTTCGCTCCTGGAAGAAGCGTGTCGTCCGCCTAAAG aATAATGTGATTACAGGTGTCTATCCTGCCAGcccgtcctcctggctctttGTGGTTATAGCCATCCTGGCCACCATGTACACGCGCTCGGATCCGTCCATGGGCCTTATCGCTAAGATACAGGAGCACCTGCCGGCCAG TGGCTCTTTAAGCGTTCAGTGTCAGACGGTGGTCTCGGCCGTGGTGTTCAGCACTCTGCTCTGGCTGTCCCTCATATTCACCATGAAGCTGTGTCTAAAGCAGCTGCTCTCCTACCACCGCTGGATGTTTGAGCAGCACGGCAACATATCCACAACCACAAAGATCTGGGTG ATGTTGGTGCGGATCTTCTCTGGTCGTCAGCCGCTGCTGTATAGCTACCAAGGTTCTCTGCCTAATCTACCTGTTCCTGCTGTCAAAGACACAGTCAAAAGG TACCTGGAGTCAGTCCGTCCTCTGATGATCGACTCGGAGTTCGAGAAAATGACGACTCTCGCACGAGACTTTGAGCTCAGTCTGGGGAGCCGCCTTCAGTGGTATCTCAAGCTCAAGTCCATGTGGGCCTCCAACTAC GTGAGTGACTGGTGGGAGGAGTACATCTACCTCAGAGGTCGCGGCCCCATCATGGTCAACAGTAACTACTAtggcatg GACTTTATGTTTGTGACCCCGACCCCGATCCAGGCGGCCAGAGCGGGGAACACGATGCACGCTTTGCTCCTGTACCGCAGGAAGCTGAACAAGGAGGAAATCAAACCT aGCCGTATCCCTGGCACTTTCATTCCCCTGTGTGCGGCTCAGTGTGAGAGGCTATTCAACACCACACGAACGCCAGGAGTGGAGACGG ACACTGTGGTGCACTGGAACGATAGTGAGCACGTGGCCGTGTACCACAGGGGGCGCTATTTCCGTCTGTGGCTCTATCAGGCAGGCAGGATGCTCACCCCACGGGAGATCGAACAGCAGATCCAGCGTATCCTGGATGACAAGTCTGCTGCAGCACCAGGCGAAGAGAAGCTGGCAGCATTAACTGCAGGGGAcag AATTCCATGGGCTGAAGCCAGGAAGGAGTTTTTTAGCTCTGGCATTAATAAAAGGTCTCTGGATTGCATCGAGAAGGCTGCATTCTTTGTCACTCTGGAAGATGAGGAGCAAGGCATGATGGGAGACGACCCAGCCGCTAGTATGGACCGCTACGCCAAGTCTCTCCTTCATGGAAAATGTTATGACAG GTGGTTCGATAAATCGTTTACCCTGGTGATGTATAAGAACGGGAAGAACGGCTTGAATGCTGAGCACTCCTGGGCCGACGCTCCCATTGTCTCGCACATGTGGGAG tatgTACTGACTATGGACAGTTTCCAACTGGGTTACAATGAAGAGGGACACTGCAAAGGTGATGGGAATCAGTCTCTGCCCCACCCCCAAAGATTAGCCTGGGACATTCCTTCGAAG tgtcaGGAGCGTATCACCCAGTCTCTCTCAGTAGCAGAAGCCCTAGCCGATGACGTCGGCTTTCACGTTTTCGCCTTCCGAGATTTTGGCAAAGGCAGCATCAAAAAGGTCCGCATGAGCCCGGACGCCTTTATCCAGCTAGCACTGCAGCTAGCCTACTACAGG GACAGAGGGATGTTCTGTCTGACCTACGAGGCGTCCATGACGCGCCTGTTCCGTGAGGGCCGAACTGAAACCGTGCGCTCGTGTTCCAGTGAGAGCTGTGCCTTTGTCAAAGCGTTTCACAATGGAGag CCAGCAGACGTGTGCAGGCGTCTGTTTCGTACTGCGGCTGAGAAGCATCAGATGCTCTACCGGTTGGCCATGACTGGAGCTGGAATAGACAGACACCTCTTCTGCCTCTACGTCGTCTCAAAATACCTGGGGGTTGAATCTCCTTTTCTCAAaaag GTGCTGTCTGAGCCATGGCGTCTCTCCACCAGTCAGACTCCGTTCCAGCAGGTGGAGCTGTTCGACCTCGTGAATCACCCCGACTACATCACTTGTGGAGGAGGATTCGGTCCT gTTGCCGATGATGGATATGGCGTGTCCTACTGCATCATCGGAGAGAAGATCATCGCCTTCCACATCTCCAGCAAGCGCTCGTGTCCTCAGACA